In Megachile rotundata isolate GNS110a chromosome 10, iyMegRotu1, whole genome shotgun sequence, the sequence tatttttgtgtatacattaaacaataaaacaatatttgtacataataatatttacaattatatttataatatacttaCTTTATTATCTAATGATTTgttatttaatgatttaatgtaaatgaaattttatggtATAATCCTAAGATGTATTAAATGTTCAGACCTTGAAATTCAATACACATAATCTATTGGTACAAGTTCATTCTTGGGTATTTAAAGGCACAGAGTTAATTCAGGCTCAGACATCTCTCAGGAAGTAATAGCAAAGGAACACAGAAGCAGGATGCATCTCCCACTGATTGTAAGTTATAACTTATAGGATTACACTGTTCCTACATTTTTAGAAATCTTTACTCATATCAATTTTTCAGGCAATATTAAGTTTAGTCATTTCTATATCTCAAGTTTCAAGTGAAGTTAATAGTTATGAGTACTCTGACCAATATCCATGGCCACTTGTTTATACCATATATCCATTTTACAATTCTGAAACATTTCTTGAAGTATGGAGAACTGCTAAAACTGTTGACATTTCTACTGATATAGTAACTGCAGCTCCAAATGACCAAGAGCAAACAGTTTTATATACTAATGATGTCCATAATAACAATACAAATTTGAACTTCCAAAATAATTTACCTTATTATGTGAATGAGataaaaaatgcaaatgaaGGACAAACATCTAAAAACAGACAGCGACTTTCTAATTATGTAAGTAATCATAAGTTTTAGTCTTAACTGGAATTTGTGACATGGTATTTTATACCACAAAtttgacgggtataaaataccacgtcacaactttgaattattacttataaaatatacattccaATGTTACAGAGAAATAGACATAAAGATACAAATGTTCAGAACGAATAAGTGGCCAATGTGTGGAATTCAAACGGAATAATGATCTACAGGGACTGTTTACTTATGGCAAAATATAGTTAAGGTCTAGAATTGTTATACTGCGAACTGAATTATCAAACTTACGCTTGTAGCAAAtagcattaaaatattttatgattaaaaTGAGCTTATAGAAAGCATTAAAATAGCATACATAAAAATTgaggttatttttatttctatactcttatttaaatttgtttgtaaTTTCTGAAGatgttattaacaaatttctacagTATATCAAACAACACAAATCAACTCTAACACACTGTATTAAAACTAGAAACTAGTAACATTGTCTAATATCACagttaatttgttattttataacctTTCAAActcgtaaataattttttaaatatacgaTTCAAGTATTTGAATGTATTCACTGTTGTTTAATTGCATTTTTTACGGTAGTtgtatttgttttaattaatattacgggctaatgaccatggcaaTCGACGCCCTCGATAATAAACAATACaacaacaattaatattgaCTCTACTGTCACAGTGCTTGTATACAAACGATTAGTCTGCGTCATATAAGCGGCTTAtctttataataaaatgaatttcatatttgttaatttggcaACTTATCGTTAGATGACACCACAACACTATTTTGAGAACACAATGTTgatataaaactaaaaatattaaaaatgtgacATACAATATTATTGGCGCAGcacatttattacattttaatgtTATGATATTCTCttctattataatataaataaaatatttttagcatCTTAGTTAAGAATATAAACTTTAAAAGAAAAGATCATATATATGTTCAGAGCTGTTTTTAAAAAAGTGGTACATTTTTATTAAGTGATGTAGACTATGATCATCTTTGGTTTTAGGAGGTGGTAGAAATAatgattttagtaatttaataacacAGAAATTAAGTCATTTAAAGCAGTATTATTATGTTATCTGcctgtaatttaataaaaaaaaaatactatttattttaattgatataaaaattgaataaatattttcctttaaaaactttaaaaaagTACGTGTCGTAAAGtaagtatttaatttaaatataattatttaataaatgacaaTGTGAAACATCTGTTTTGAAATGACAAGATCATGATGAGAGTGGGAGACACTGCAATGAATGACGAGGTATGACGACGTGGAGAATgaattgttttcaattttcgtTCTACAAATAGCCGGGTCTTAACCGTAAACAATAGAATTTTGAgtaatatttcaagtattttaataaacaacttTGGATATTTAATTGAGAAAACATGAATTATAGTTCAAGTGCCCGAAGAGGTGAGTTTTTTATTCTGTGAATGTATTATATCATCTCATCTTTTTCAATTGTAACCAGTAGCCTATATTTGATATTTCtgattattagtattattataaacaattataatgATTTAGAATAATCTTTCCTGCGTGAATATATATTAAAGCAATGTAAAACGAAATGAAATATCACATAGAGGTTATGGTTTGAAGCCATATTTCAGTAACAGCTCTTAAAATAGACTTGTATTTGTATTCTGTCatatgaattttacaatttcgtacTGATTTACCAAAATGATAAATATGCTTAATAGGTAAACCTAAAAGGTTAGTGGATCCCTCTAATGTTTTCATTCCACAAAACACGTACATGCCAAAACAACAGGTAAAAGATAATAAAAgtacataatatgcaaataaggTATACAATTTACAACATTACTTTTAAAACTATTTGTATAGGTTCCAACAATTAATGGTATGGTTCCTGAGTATGGCTTTAATGTACCAGAACAACAGCCACCATCATATGGCTTTAATACGGCACCAATGCAAAATTCACCATATCTTCCTAACGAAGGCCATGGAGAGCAATATTTATCACCAGAATTTGCAACACAGATATTGGCACAGCCAGTAGTTACAAACATGGCTGTACAATATGGAAGTGCTTTAGTTGGAACGGGCAAACAACAATTTGAAAGATTTGTGCCAGTTACAGctcttaaatattattttgcggTTGATACAAATtatgtttttacaaaattagctttattattttttccattTGTCCATAAAGTAAGTACTTTAGTTTTAATATGCAATTATCTGATTGTTTTAAAatcaatataattaattgaaatttttaacaggACTGGTCTGTGAAGTACGAACAAGATGTACCATTGCAACCACGTTATGAGAAAAATGCACCAGACATGTATATTCCAACAATGGCGTTTTTAACATACATAGTTATGG encodes:
- the Yif1 gene encoding yip1d-interacting factor 1 encodes the protein MNYSSSARRGKPKRLVDPSNVFIPQNTYMPKQQVPTINGMVPEYGFNVPEQQPPSYGFNTAPMQNSPYLPNEGHGEQYLSPEFATQILAQPVVTNMAVQYGSALVGTGKQQFERFVPVTALKYYFAVDTNYVFTKLALLFFPFVHKDWSVKYEQDVPLQPRYEKNAPDMYIPTMAFLTYIVMAGLVLGTQERFSPEQLGILASSALAWGIIELLVHTVSHYIMSLDTSLSTLDLLAYCGYKYVGINAALLVSLLFRKFGYYVILLYFSASLAFFLMRSLKLRVIPQNHGSYTASDNKRRLYFILFVAGIQPILMWWLSYHLL
- the LOC143265283 gene encoding uncharacterized protein LOC143265283, which encodes MHLPLIAILSLVISISQVSSEVNSYEYSDQYPWPLVYTIYPFYNSETFLEVWRTAKTVDISTDIVTAAPNDQEQTVLYTNDVHNNNTNLNFQNNLPYYVNEIKNANEGQTSKNRQRLSNYRNRHKDTNVQNE